Proteins co-encoded in one Populus trichocarpa isolate Nisqually-1 chromosome 10, P.trichocarpa_v4.1, whole genome shotgun sequence genomic window:
- the LOC7474184 gene encoding pentatricopeptide repeat-containing protein At3g22670, mitochondrial, with protein sequence MLSSASQRKMQPKLQMLKLYRKSLSPKPLLANYLLPKLLCTLTELTLACDSPNSPQPRPSILSTWLCNDQKPKVGKPTNGHFVIPSHANCDKYPNIESHKNIASLSLLSEASDSDAHKVGEILKKHYLSEDAVVEALNESGISATHDLVSQLLKRFSNQWLIALGVFIWAKNQTGYVHKPEIYNSMIDILGKSRKFSLMWDLVQEMSGLNGYVSLVTMGKVMKRLVRDGKYNEAIDAFRGLEKFGLSKSTEAMNVLMDILARNGRVEDARAVALEFEGCLTLDYRSYNILSSGYCKARMFGDARKTMEEMEERGFHPNVVSYTAFIEAYGEQKDFRNVEIILNEMQEKGCPPDLITYTVYIRALGKARQINKALEICEEIKRNGFVLGTQFYCSLIHSLCLSGRLKDAWNIFEDVEKQGVGRDLGMYKAMISAACALSQDESALKLLHKMEEDSCKPDVQTYAPLLKMCCRKKSMKMLKFLLNHMFENDVSIDIVTYDLLVHGLRKQGKLKYACFFFQEAVLKGMVPCDKTYKILLEELERKNMAEMKGKIEKLMLRAKELNRI encoded by the coding sequence ATGCTTTCTTCTGCTTCTCAAAGAAAAATGCAGCCAAAACTCCAAATGCTCAAGCTCTATCGAAAATCCCTCTCTCCTAAACCCCTCCTAGCCAACTACTTACTACCTAAACTCCTATGCACCCTGACCGAGTTAACTCTCGCTTGTGACTCACCCAACTCTCCTCAGCCCCGGCCTTCTATCCTCTCAACTTGGCTCTGTAACGACCAGAAACCAAAAGTCGGAAAACCGACCAACGGACATTTTGTTATTCCTTCACATGCCAACTGCGACAAATATCCCAACATCGAGTCCCACAAAAATATTGCTAGTCTCTCGCTATTATCGGAAGCAAGCGATAGTGATGCGCATAAAGTGGGTGAAATCCTAAAGAAACACTACTTATCTGAGGATGCTGTTGTCGAAGCGTTAAATGAGAGTGGTATCAGTGCAACACATGATTTGGTCTCGCAGCTTTTGAAGAGATTTAGCAATCAATGGTTGATCGCTTTGGGAGTTTTTATTTGGGCAAAAAATCAAACAGGTTATGTGCATAAACCTGAGATATATAATTCCATGATTGATATATTAGGGAAGTCCAGGAAATTTAGTCTTATGTGGGATTTAGTTCAGGAAATGAGTGGACTAAATGGGTATGTTTCATTGGTTACCATGGGGAAAGTAATGAAGCGGCTCGTTAGAGATGGCAAGTATAATGAAGCTATTGATGCATTTAGAGGATTAGAGAAATTCGGTTTGAGTAAAAGCACAGAGGCAATGAATGTGCTGATGGATATTTTGGCTAGGAACGGTCGTGTTGAGGATGCTCGTGCTGTGGCTTTAGAGTTTGAGGGTTGTTTAACTTTAGATTATCGTAGTTACAATATTTTGTCATCTGGATATTGCAAAGCAAGGATGTTTGGTGATGCAAGAAAGACTATGGAAGAAATGGAGGAACGTGGTTTTCATCCTAATGTTGTTTCGTACACCGCTTTCATTGAAGCATACGGTGAGCAGAAGGATTTTCGAAATGttgaaatcattttaaatgAGATGCAAGAGAAGGGTTGCCCGCCTGATTTGATTACATATACTGTTTATATACGTGCTCTTGGGAAAGCGAGGCAAATAAATAAAGCTTTGGAGATCTGCgaggaaataaaaagaaatggtttCGTGCTTGGTACTCAGTTCTACTGTTCGTTAATTCATAGTTTATGTCTGTCTGGAAGGCTCAAGGATGCTTGGAATATTTTTGAGGACGTGGAAAAGCAAGGAGTTGGTCGGGATTTGGGGATGTATAAAGCCATGATTTCTGCTGCTTGTGCACTTTCGCAGGATGAGAGTGCTTTAAAGCTGCTCCACAAAATGGAGGAGGACTCTTGCAAACCAGATGTCCAGACTTATGCGCCTCTGTTAAAGATGTGTTGCAGGAAGAAGAGCATGAAAATGCTCAAATTTCTGCTGAATCACATGTTTGAGAACGATGTCAGTATTGATATTGTTACATACGACCTATTGGTGCACGGCCTCCGTAAGCAAGGGAAACTCAAGTACGCTTGCTTCTTCTTTCAAGAAGCAGTGTTGAAGGGAATGGTCCCTTGTGATAAGACATACAAGATTTTGTTGGAGGAACTTGAGAGAAAGAATATGGCAGAAATGAAGGGAAAGATTGAGAAGTTGATGTTACGGGCAAAGGAGCTAAACAGGATTTAG
- the LOC7474185 gene encoding pentatricopeptide repeat-containing protein At3g22670, mitochondrial: MLLTSFSSKSVRHVLTFCIQISEGKKMQPKLTILKLFKNSLAPVPHQINRLLAKHLSTITQFPLTHDSPFSPESPSRLTRDPKLSDPENGNFFISPLANWVDNPTLENFKSIAAESGTGGDIDKVKGILKRHFPSEDAVVKALDESGINATNDLVSQLLERFSNQWITALGVFIWAKNQTGYVHTPRLYDLVVDILGKCKKFGIMWKVVNEMNELNGHVSFSTMSIVVRRLASSGMYKDAIDVLRGLEKYRVKKDTVALNMVMHALAKQGGAKDAYSVFLEFKDSITLDSHSFNILIHGYCEARMLDDARKTMEEMEKHGFRPDASSYTCFIKAYCKQKDFRNVEVILNEMGEKGCEPDVIAYSIYIRALGKARKINEALEVYEKMNKNSCKPDAKFFSTLIYVLGRSGRLNDAWYVFEDMENHGVSRDLWTYNAMIYHACANRQGNSALKLLERMEVNSCKPDLETYQPLLKMCCKMKDMKVLKFLLSHMFDNNVRIDLSTYALLIRELAESGKLEHACFFFQDAVLNGIVPKDRTYEILLKELGQNNMVEMKGKIEKLMLQAKEQI, from the coding sequence ATGCTccttacttccttctcttcaaaGAGCGTCCGGCATGTTCTTACATTCTGCATCCAGATTTCAGAGGGGAAAAAAATGCAGCCAAAACTCACAATACTCAAGCTCTTTAAAAATTCCCTTGCTCCAGTGCCTCATCAAATCAATCGCTTGTTAGCCAAGCACCTATCAACCATTACCCAGTTTCCCCTCACCCACGACTCACCCTTCTCGCCTGAGTCTCCCAGCCGACTTACTAGGGACCCAAAACTCTCTGATCCAGaaaatggaaatttttttatttctccacTTGCCAATTGGGTCGATAATCCCACCCTTGAAAACTTCAAAAGCATTGCAGCTGAGAGTGGCACTGGCGGGGACATTGATAAAGTAAAAGGAATCCTTAAAAGACACTTCCCATCCGAGGATGCTGTTGTAAAGGCGTTGGATGAGAGTGGAATAAATGCAACAAATGATTTGGTTTCGCAGCTTTTGGAGAGGTTTAGCAATCAATGGATCACGGCTCTCGGTGTTTTCATCTGGGCAAAGAATCAAACAGGCTATGTGCATACACCTCGGTTATATGATCTCGTGGTCGATATATTAGGGAAGTGCAAGAAGTTTGGTATTATGTGGAAAGTAGTCAATGAAATGAATGAGTTAAACGGGCATGTTTCATTTTCCACGATGAGCATTGTAGTGAGGCGGCTGGCTAGTTCTGGTATGTACAAAGATGCTATTGACGTACTTAGAGGGCTGGAGAAATATCGTGTGAAGAAAGATACGGTGGCATTGAATATGGTAATGCATGCACTGGCGAAGCAAGGTGGTGCTAAGGATGCTTATAGTGTGTTTTTAGAGTTTAAGGATTCTATAACCTTGGATTCTCATAGTTTCAATATTTTGATACATGGGTATTGCGAAGCAAGAATGTTAGATGATGCAAGAAAAACAATGGAAGAAATGGAGAAACACGGATTTCGTCCTGATGCTTCCTCGTACACTTGTTTTATTAAAGCATATTGTAAGCAGAAGGATTTTCGAAATGTTGAAGTTATATTGAATGAGATGGGAGAAAAGGGTTGCGAGCCTGATGTGATTGCATATTCAATTTATATTCGTGCTCTAgggaaagcaagaaaaataaatgaagcttTGGAGGTTtatgaaaaaatgaataaaaatagttgCAAGCCTGATGCTAAATTTTTTAGTACACTCATCTACGTGTTAGGTCGGTCTGGAAGGCTTAACGATGCTTGGTATGTATTTGAGGATATGGAAAATCATGGGGTTAGTCGAGATTTGTGGACGTATAATGCCATGATTTATCATGCTTGTGCAAATCGGCAAGGGAACAGTGCTTTAAAGCTGCTTGAGAGGATGGAGGTGAATTCTTGCAAGCCAGATCTTGAGACTTATCAGCCTTTATTGAAGATGTGTTGCAAGATGAAGGACATGAAGGTGCTCAAGTTTCTGTTGAGTCACATGTTCGATAACAATGTTCGCATTGATCTTAGCACATATGCTCTTTTGATTCGTGAACTCGCTGAGAGCGGGAAGCTTGAACATGCTTGCTTCTTCTTTCAAGATGCGGTGTTGAATGGAATTGTTCCTAAGGACAGGACATACGAGATTTTACTGAAAGAACTCGGGCAAAATAATATGGTTGAAATGAAGGGAAAGATTGAAAAGTTGATGTTACAGGCGAAAGAGCAGATATGA
- the LOC7474186 gene encoding pentatricopeptide repeat-containing protein At3g22670, mitochondrial: MAVNLQIPRLFQKSLSPKPYQINHLLLKYLCTTPDFPLTTHDTSNSPESPDLPTWLSNSQNQKPSDPDDGDFVIPSLASWVENPNLETHRNVPSPLLFEPQVSNADKLSEILKKRYSSEAAVVKALNESGIDATNELVSQILMRFDSHCVVAFGVFIWAKNQTSYVHTPELYDYMIDILGKFKKFSLMWNLVEQMKGLNGYVSLATASKVMRRLAKARKYKDAIDVFRGIEKYGASKDREALNVLMDALVKEGDVEDAHSAFLEFKDCITLDSSSFNILIHGYCKARMFVVARKIMEEMEKHGFHPDVVSYSCFIAAYCEQKDFRNVEAVFDEMQEKGCKPNVITYTTVMHALGKARQLNEALEVYEKMKRNGCLPDSKFYSSLIYVLSQSGRIKDAWDVFEDMEKQGVCRNLWVYNTMISSACAHSQGGSALKLLERMEGDSCKPDVKTYAPLLKMCCRRKSIKLLKFLLSHMFKNNVSVDLGTYTLLVNEFCRNGKLEHACFYFQEAVLKGMVPMVKTFKALVEELEQKNMKEMKEKIEKLMFQARERNLT; this comes from the coding sequence ATGGCAGTAAACCTCCAAATTCCCAGGCTCTTTCAAAAGTCCCTCTCTCCAAAACCTTACCAAATCAATCACTTATTACTCAAATATCTATGCACCACACCCGATTTTCCCCTCACTACTCATGACACATCCAACTCGCCTGAGTCTCCTGATCTCCCAACTTGGCTCTCCAACAGCCAAAACCAAAAACCCTCTGACCCGGATGATGGAGATTTTGTTATCCCTTCGCTTGCCAGCTGGGTCGAGAATCCCAACCTTGAAACGCACAGAAACGTGCCCAGTCCCTTGCTATTCGAACCACAAGTTAGCAATGCCGATAAATTGAGTGAAATCCTTAAAAAACGCTACTCATCTGAAGCTGCTGTTGTGAAGGCGTTGAATGAGAGTGGTATTGATGCCACAAATGagttggtttcacagattttgATGAGATTTGACAGCCATTGTGTCGTGGCTTTTGGGGTTTTCATTTGggcaaaaaatcaaacaagttaTGTGCATACACCTGAGTTATATGATTACATGATTGATATATTAGGAAAGTTCAAGAAGTTTAGTCTTATGTGGAATTTAGTTGAGCAAATGAAAGGGTTAAATGGGTACGTTTCATTGGCGACAGCGAGCAAGGTAATGAGGCGGCTCGCTAAAGCTCGCAAGTATAAAGATGCTATCGATGTATTTAGAGGAATTGAGAAATATGGTGCTAGCAAAGACAGAGAGGCATTGAATGTCCTAATGGATGCATTGGTGAAGGAGGGCGATGTTGAGGATGCTCATAGTGCGTTTTTAGAGTTTAAGGATTGTATAACTCTGGATTCTAGTAGTTTCAATATCTTGATACATGGGTATTGCAAAGCACGGATGTTTGTTGTTGCAAGAAAGATAATGGAAGAAATGGAGAAACACGGGTTTCACCCTGACGTTGTTTCATACTCTTGTTTCATAGCAGCATATTGTGAACAGAAGGATTTTAGAAATGTAGAAGCTGTTTTTGATGAGATGCAAGAAAAGGGTTGCAAGCCTAATGTCATTACATATACTACTGTTATGCATGCTTTAGGGAAAGCAAGGCAACTAAATGAAGCTTTGGAGgtttatgaaaaaatgaaaagaaatggttGTCTGCCAGATTCTAAATTTTATAGCTCCTTAATATATGTATTAAGTCAGTCTGGAAGGATAAAAGATGCTTGGGATGTATTTGAGGACATGGAAAAGCAAGGTGTTTGTCGGAATTTGTGGGTATATAATACCATGATTTCTTCTGCTTGTGCACATTCTCAAGGAGGGAGTGCTTTAAAGTTGCTTGAAAGAATGGAAGGGGATTCTTGCAAGCCAGATGTCAAGACTTACGCACCTTTATTGAAGATGTGTTGCAGGAGGAAATCTATTAAGCTGCTCAAGTTTCTTTTGAGTCACATGTTCAAGAACAATGTCAGTGTTGATCTTGGTACATATACTCTTTTGGTGAATGAATTTTGTAGGAATGGGAAACTTGAACATGCTTGCTTCTACTTTCAAGAAGCTGTGTTGAAGGGAATGGTTCCTATGGTTAAGACATTCAAGGCGCTGGTGGAGGAGCTTGAACAAAAGAATATGAAAGAAATGAAGGAAAAGATTGAGAAGTTGATGTTTCAGGCGAGAGAGCGAAATTTGACTTAG